TTCGCTTTCCTCTTTTCCCTGCTGGCGCTGCTTGTGTCGCCGGCGGGGAGGCGCCGTCATGCGGTAACCTCGACCTGCCCCGCGATTTTCCGGCCTGCCCTGGCAGGTGCCGCGGCCTCCCCGCCTTCTTCAGCATCCCATAACAGACATCTCCTCTCATCATCACCTGCGCGGGTCCACCCCTGGCCGGACCGGCAAAGGAGGCCCTTGCTCATGCCGAAGCGAATTGCTGTTGCAGTGCGCCGCCGTGATGGTGCGTCAGAATGTGCCTCTGCGCGTTCCGTTTTTGCCCTGGTCGGCAATACCCCGTTGCTTGATTTGTCGACTTACTCGCCGCATCGCCGCGTCAAGATTTTCGCAAAAGCAGAATGGCAAAATCCCGGGCGCTCGGTCAAGGACCGTGCCGCCAGCCGGATGATCCAGGTGGCGCGGCGCCGCGGCCAGCTCACGTGCGAAAAAATTTTGCTGGACTCCACCTCGGGCAATACCGGCGTGGCCTATGCGCTTTTCGGCGCGGCGTTGCACTTGCGCGTCCGCCTGGTGGTGCCGGAAAATGTGAGCCGCCATCAGAAGAATCTGCTGGCGGCCTACGGCGCGGAGGTGATCTGGACCAGTGCGAGTGAAGGCTCCGACGGCGCCCTGCGCGTGGCGCGCGCCCTGCAGGCCGAAGCCCCGTCGCGTTATTTTTACATCAACCAATACGACAATCCGGAGAACTGGCGGGCACATTTCCACACCACCGCCCCCGAGTTGTGGCAGCAGACGCACGGCCGGCTGACGCATTTCATCGCAGGTCTGGGCACCAGCGGCACTTTTGTTGGCACCGGCCGCTGCTTGCGCCAGTTCAACCCCGCCATTCGCCTGATCGCGCTGCAGCCGGATTCGCCGCTGCATGGCCTGGAGGGTTTGAAACACATGCCCACGGCCATCGTGCCGGCCATCTACGATCCCCATCTGGCCGATGACCATCTCGCCATTGCCACCGAGGAGGCCCAGGAGCTGGTGCGGGACGTGGCGCGACGCCACGGCTGGCTCATCGGCCTCTCCAGCGGTGCCGCGCTGGCGGCCGCGCGCCGCGTGGCCGGGGGAATCACGCACGGTGTGATCGCGACCATTTTCCCGGACGGCGGGCACCGTTATCTCGAGGAGAGTTTTTGGCATGAAGCGTGAAAAAGCCGTCATCGCAGCGGAAGTCCTGGCTGCCCTGGGGCAGCAGGCGGAAGCGGCTTTCCCACAGGAATGTTGCGGCCTGCTGCTCGGCAGGCGCACCGAGGCAGGCTGGCACATCGTGAGCGCACAGGCACTGCGCAATGCCAGCCGCCAGCCGGAGCAGGGCTTTGAGTTTGACGCCGTCGAACAACTGCGCGCCTATCGCGCCGCCGATGCCGCGGGCTGGGAAATTCTCGGGCATTATCATTCTCATCCCAACGGCCGCCGGCAGCCCTCGCCGACCGATTTGCGCTTTGCTGTCGAACGCTCGGATCACGGCCTATGGCTGATTCTGGCAGTTGGGCAAGCGCGCTTTCTCGACGCGAGTTTGTGGCGGTTGCACCAGGAGGGCGCTGCCTTTCAACGCGTGACCATGGAAACGAAACCCTCATCAGGAGAATAGTCATGGCATACCTCGTCATTCCCTCCGCCCTGCGTGGATACACGGAACAACAGGCCCGCCTCGCGATCAGCGGCAGGACCGTCGGCGAAGTGCTCGAACAACTCGCCCGGCGCTTCCCGGAATTGCGGCGGCACTTGTACGACGAGCAGGGCCGGTTGCGCAAATTCATCAATGTGTTCGTTGGCGACCAGGACATTCGCCATCTGCAACAGGAGGCCACGCCGGTGTCGGATGACGATGAAATCAGCATCGTGCCCGCGGTGGCGGGAGGTGGCAGATGAGCAACGGCGCCTCGTTTGCCCTCTCCCATGAGGAGATTCAACGCTACAGCCGGCATTTGATTCTGCCGGAAGTGGCGCTGGCCGGGCAAAAGAAGCTCAAGGCTGCCAGTGTGCTGCTCATCGGCACTGGCGGCCTGGGCTCTCCCCTGGCGATGTATTTGGCCGCTGCCGGCGTGGGCCGGCTGGGTTTGGTGGATTGTGATGTGGTGGAGGCTTCCAATCTGCAGCGCCAGGTGATGCATTCCACCCGGTCGGTGGGCCGGCCCAAATTGGAAAGTGCGAAAAACTTCATTGCCGGCCTCAATCCGCACGTGCAGGTGACGACGCATGAAACCCGTTTCACTGCAGCGAACGCGCTGGCCCTCGCCCGCGATTACGACATCATCATCGACGGCACGGACAATTTCCCCACCCGCTATCTGGTAAATGATGTGTGTGTGCTGCTGCACAAGCCGAATGTCTACGGCAGCATCTTCCGCTTCGAAGGTCAGGCCAGTGTGTTCTGGGCGGAGCAGGGACCGTGCTATCGCTGCCTGTATCCCGAACCGCCGCCGCCGGGTCTGGTGCCAAGTTGTGCGGAAGGCGGCGTGCTGGGTGTGTTGCCGGGCATTATTGGCACGATTCAGGCGAATGAAGCCCTCAAGCTGATTCTCGGCATCGGCGAGCCCCTGGTGGGCCGGTTGCTGCTGTTCGATGCGTTGACGATGCGCTTCCGCGAGATGAAACTGCACAAGGATCCCGCCTGCCCAGTGTGCGGCGAGGCGCCCACCATTACTGCGCTGATCGATTATGAGCAATTCTGCGGTATGCCAGGGGCGGGCGATGTACACGGCGGTCACAACAGCTTCGACATTTCCGCCACGGAGCTGGCGCGCAGGCTGAAAACGGAGGACATTTATTTGCTGGATGTGCGCGAACCGTATGAATTTGAAATCTGCGCGCTGCCGGGCGCCCACCTGGTGCCACTGGCGCAGTTGCCCGAACGCCTCGCGGAGATCGATGGCAGCCGGCCGATCGTGGCATACTGCCGCTCCGGCAAGCGCAGCGCGCAAGCGGTCAGGCTGCTGCATCAGGCGGGCTATCCCTCTGCGAGAAATCTGGCCGGCGGCATCCTCGCCTGGTCGGAGGAGGTGGATGCCACGGTGCCGAAGTATTGAGCGCGCGATTGGCGACGGTTTCCGCTTGATTCAGGAGTGAGGAAGGAGTGAGGCGGATGAGTTTGCAAATGTGGGTCATCAAGTTGATCGTGCGGTTGTATCGTTTCATGGCCTTGCGTCCGGACCGCACGATCGCCGGGCAGCGTGCCGTGCTGCAAAAATTTTTTGCGCGCTTCAAGGGAGTGCCCGGGATCGAATGCCGGCGCATTTTTGCGCAGGGCGTGCCGGTGGAATGGCTGCTGCTTGGCACGCCGGCGGATGAGACAGTCGTGCTTTACCTGCACGGCGGTGGTTACAACCTGGGTTCACTCGATACGCACCGCGAGCTGGCCGCGCGTCTCGCGCTGGCCTGCCAGTGCCGTGTGCTCGCGGTGGGCTATCGCCTGGCGCCCGAGCATTTGTTCCCCGCGGCACTGGAAGACGCCATGCGGGTTTACTGCTGGTTGCTTGCTGAAGGTGTGTCAGCAGAACGCATAGCCCTGGTCGGCGACTCTGCCGGCGGCGGTCTCGCCATCGCCACGCTGGTGGCGTTGCGCTACCATGGCGAACCGTTGCCGGCCGCGGCCGTCTGTCTTTCGCCCTGGGTGGATTTGGAATTGACCGGGCATTCGATGCTGGCCAGGGCCGGGCAGGATCCGGTCTTGACGCGGAAGGCCTTGCAGCAATGGGCAAGAAATTATCTCGGCGGCAAAAGTCCGCGCACCCCGCTGGCCTCGCCGCTGCATGCCGACTTGTCCGGTTTGCCGCCGTTGTTGATTCAGGTGGGATCGGATGAGATTCTGCATGATGATGCCGTGCGTCTGGCGGAGCGGGCGCAGGCGGCGGGCGTGCGGGTGGAACTGGAGGTCAGCCCGGGAATGATTCACGGCTGGCATTTCTTTGCCGGCAAATTACCACAGGCGCAACAGGCACTGGCGCGGGTTGCTGCGTTCATTCGCACCCATTGCCGCGAGAGCCGCACGCCCCTGCAGAACCGGCGGGTCTGAGGGGGCACGTACCACGCCGGAAAAGCGGACTTCAACGCAGATAAACTTCCTCCCCAACCTTGAAATCCGGCCGGATTTTCTGCGCGAGTTCGGCGGCGTCCAGCGCGAACAAGGGACTGATTTCGATTCTGGCGCGGACGTTGCCGTCGCGGTCGCGCGGCACGGTTACACCACACTGTTCCAGCCATTCTCCATAGAAATTGTAAAAGTCTCGCCGCGCCGTTTCCGGCGAATCGACGCCGCTGGCATTTTTGATCGGGCTGAATTCCTGCCGGCGCTCCACCTCCAGCACCACACTGCCCCGCGCCTCGCCCAGGGCATCGAAGATGAAGGTTTCAAATTTATAGCCGTTGGGTTGGGTGGGTCTGATCAACTTGCCGGCTTGATTGATGAAGGGGATGGTTTTGTGCGCGACATGCCACGGCAGGGCAGTTCCGCTTTCGATCAGCCGCGCGACGAAATCGACCTGCAGCACGTGAATGGCAATGCTGCCACTGTTGTATTTGAGCGTGCCATCAGGATTGCGCATTTCCTTGTCGGCTGCGCTCATGTCGCTGTATTCGATCACCGTCAGGCGGCCGTGCCGCCTGCCGATCACTCCGATCTTTTCATGCGGGTCGCGTTTGCTGCACACCTTTGCGCTCATCTCGGCGCCGGCGGCGGCGTGATAACCGAGAAAGAGCGGATCGCACATTTTGATCAAAACATTGTCGATCTGGAAATAGAAGAGCTGTTCGAGGCCGCGGCGGCGCATGTCCGCCAGCGCGCCGCTTTTGCCGAGTGCGGCCAGCGTGCCGCCGTGGCCGTCGGGGTTCATGAAAATGTGGTCCGGTGCATCGAGAATGATCCTGCCCTCCGCATCGATCGCCGGCATCATGCCCTGCTGGAAGAAAAAGACATCGGAGGGGGGCAGGCCGAAATATTCATTCTCCCTGAAAAAAGCCTGCGTGGCCGCATGATTGGCCTCGCTGGTCATGATGTACCACGGAATGGCCGCGCCATAGCGCCGTGCCATGGCCCTGATTTTTTCGGCATGCACCTGGAAGAGACTTTTGCCACTCGGTGTGCCGAAGGTATAGATTCCCTTGGGGCCTTCGAAACCCAGGCGCGAACCCTGGCCACCGGCGACCAGGATCGCCGCCACTTTGCCACGGCGCAACAGCTCGGCGCCGGCTTCGCTCATGGCGGCACACTCCCCGGGGTGGCTTCTTTGATGGGAAAGCGAAATCACTTCCGCCGGCTCCAGTGACATCTGGCTGCCACCGGTACGACGCTTCCGGAGCAACTCGGTGTAGATTTTGGACAGTTGTGCGAAATCGATGGTCGAGACTTGGGACAGCAGCCGGCGGCGGCTGTGCTCGTTGAGCTGGTGCCAGTGGCGAAAAATATGGCCTTGACCGGCAGCCTCGGCTGCCTGCTTGAGAGAAGCATAATCCGGATGTGTGGACATCATCGCCATGATGCGGAATCTCCAGTTGCGGGTCCATCTCTTCCCCGGCTTGCGCCGGCACCTCCGGAAGGCCGTCTGCAGACTCTCACTCTGACGCGGAACAGGCCAGAGACAATGCAAGCTGAAAGACGAGCAGGACTTCCGGCCGGTTGACGGGCAGAGCCTTTGGACAGACAATGTACGAAAAAAAATCTCGTGCGCAAACAGGGGGTGAGTGGGTGAATTTTAAAAAAAAGAAATCCTTTGCCGCCAGTGGCAGGGAAATTAGGGGAGCAGGAAGGAGTGTGCTGCAGAATGCCAGGATTTTTCTGAAAAATAAATAGCCTTCGCCTCGGTTATGGTTTTAAAAACGAGGCGCGCTGCCCGGGGCAGTGAGCCGGCTAAAAAAGTTTGAGCCTTGCCTACCTTGTGGTTGTGGCCAGATAGCCACTCGTTTTTTGTTTTTCCTCCTTTTTACGCTCTTTGGCAACCGGATGAGGCGCCGGCCGTGTTGTGAACCGGGCCGAGGTGGTCAGGCCAATCAGGGCCTTTTGCACCTGGAGCTCCAACTCGGCCGCCCGCCGCAGCACTTCCGGGAAGTTTTGAAGTTGAATCAAAGCCAGCATGGATTCGACATCCTTGTGATAGCGCCGCAGGCGATGGACGTGGATGTCATGCCGGTTTTGATCGACATAAGTTTGACGCGGCAGGCCGGCGATGGTTTTCTCCAGAACCTCGAGCTGGGAGCTGAGCAGTTGCACGCGCTGCCGGCTCGCCGCCTCTGCCAGCCGCCGCAGTTGCAGGAAGGCAATGCTGCAACTGTCCAGCTTTTGACAAACGCGGGCGAGCGAGATATTGGCGCGCTCACGGTCGTCGTGGCGAATGAACTTTTTCGCCTCTTCGATGCCCCGCCGTGCCTCGGCCAGCTCATAGGTGAGGTATTGATCCGCCCCTTTGGACTCCAGCCCACTGAGCAACTTTTCCGCTCGGGCCAGTTGCTCAGTCGGTGAAGTCGAACAGGCGACCAGTGCCAGCGCCAAGAGAGCGAAGAAGCCACCTGGCAACCGGCGAGCGACCACACGCACGTTTGCTCGCATCGTTTTGCCCTCCGTACCTCATGTTTGGTTTTTCCTCCATGTTCCTACCCTTTCAGTAAATGATGTTTCAAATTGACCGCCGGCACACGGCACATGCGCCGACCGCTCTGAAACATCAGGATCCAGCACAGCAAATGGTGCTCCGCGGACACCCAGCTACCCTGGTTGGGTGAACCGGTCTTTCCCATGCGAAAAAACGCCAGACTGTCTGTCTCGTTGCCACCGGCAGGGGAGACCGCATCGCGCCCGGCAACAAAACTGATTCGCTCGTTTGAAAAAATCGCTCCGATTGAAAATGAAAACTGAATGATGTAAGGAAAAAGGAAATTGAAAAAAGAAGGAATGTTACGCAGAGGAGAAAATGGCAAGCGGGCTTTCACGTTTGGGGGTATCATAGGCCACGCTCAATCACACGGGCTTGCTTGTTTTGCGCGCGCTTGGATTAGAATCATGTCTGCACCTTACCCCCCCCCCACTCATCCGATTGAGTGATACAGCAGGGACAGTTCCCGCCGCGCGTGCCGTTGCACGCGACCGTTACCCTGCATGAAAGAGTTTTAAACAGTAGGAAGTAACAGCTTGGTTGGAGGAAACGGGGTCACTGTTGCGGTGCGCATTCCATGTCACACGTGTCGCACAACATGGATTACTCCAACCTCCGACAACA
The window above is part of the candidate division KSB1 bacterium genome. Proteins encoded here:
- a CDS encoding alpha/beta hydrolase, whose translation is MSLQMWVIKLIVRLYRFMALRPDRTIAGQRAVLQKFFARFKGVPGIECRRIFAQGVPVEWLLLGTPADETVVLYLHGGGYNLGSLDTHRELAARLALACQCRVLAVGYRLAPEHLFPAALEDAMRVYCWLLAEGVSAERIALVGDSAGGGLAIATLVALRYHGEPLPAAAVCLSPWVDLELTGHSMLARAGQDPVLTRKALQQWARNYLGGKSPRTPLASPLHADLSGLPPLLIQVGSDEILHDDAVRLAERAQAAGVRVELEVSPGMIHGWHFFAGKLPQAQQALARVAAFIRTHCRESRTPLQNRRV
- a CDS encoding M67 family metallopeptidase yields the protein MKREKAVIAAEVLAALGQQAEAAFPQECCGLLLGRRTEAGWHIVSAQALRNASRQPEQGFEFDAVEQLRAYRAADAAGWEILGHYHSHPNGRRQPSPTDLRFAVERSDHGLWLILAVGQARFLDASLWRLHQEGAAFQRVTMETKPSSGE
- a CDS encoding cysteine synthase family protein, which gives rise to MPKRIAVAVRRRDGASECASARSVFALVGNTPLLDLSTYSPHRRVKIFAKAEWQNPGRSVKDRAASRMIQVARRRGQLTCEKILLDSTSGNTGVAYALFGAALHLRVRLVVPENVSRHQKNLLAAYGAEVIWTSASEGSDGALRVARALQAEAPSRYFYINQYDNPENWRAHFHTTAPELWQQTHGRLTHFIAGLGTSGTFVGTGRCLRQFNPAIRLIALQPDSPLHGLEGLKHMPTAIVPAIYDPHLADDHLAIATEEAQELVRDVARRHGWLIGLSSGAALAAARRVAGGITHGVIATIFPDGGHRYLEESFWHEA
- the moeB gene encoding molybdopterin-synthase adenylyltransferase MoeB → MSNGASFALSHEEIQRYSRHLILPEVALAGQKKLKAASVLLIGTGGLGSPLAMYLAAAGVGRLGLVDCDVVEASNLQRQVMHSTRSVGRPKLESAKNFIAGLNPHVQVTTHETRFTAANALALARDYDIIIDGTDNFPTRYLVNDVCVLLHKPNVYGSIFRFEGQASVFWAEQGPCYRCLYPEPPPPGLVPSCAEGGVLGVLPGIIGTIQANEALKLILGIGEPLVGRLLLFDALTMRFREMKLHKDPACPVCGEAPTITALIDYEQFCGMPGAGDVHGGHNSFDISATELARRLKTEDIYLLDVREPYEFEICALPGAHLVPLAQLPERLAEIDGSRPIVAYCRSGKRSAQAVRLLHQAGYPSARNLAGGILAWSEEVDATVPKY
- a CDS encoding MoaD/ThiS family protein, which codes for MAYLVIPSALRGYTEQQARLAISGRTVGEVLEQLARRFPELRRHLYDEQGRLRKFINVFVGDQDIRHLQQEATPVSDDDEISIVPAVAGGGR
- a CDS encoding UDPGP type 1 family protein, which gives rise to MAMMSTHPDYASLKQAAEAAGQGHIFRHWHQLNEHSRRRLLSQVSTIDFAQLSKIYTELLRKRRTGGSQMSLEPAEVISLSHQRSHPGECAAMSEAGAELLRRGKVAAILVAGGQGSRLGFEGPKGIYTFGTPSGKSLFQVHAEKIRAMARRYGAAIPWYIMTSEANHAATQAFFRENEYFGLPPSDVFFFQQGMMPAIDAEGRIILDAPDHIFMNPDGHGGTLAALGKSGALADMRRRGLEQLFYFQIDNVLIKMCDPLFLGYHAAAGAEMSAKVCSKRDPHEKIGVIGRRHGRLTVIEYSDMSAADKEMRNPDGTLKYNSGSIAIHVLQVDFVARLIESGTALPWHVAHKTIPFINQAGKLIRPTQPNGYKFETFIFDALGEARGSVVLEVERRQEFSPIKNASGVDSPETARRDFYNFYGEWLEQCGVTVPRDRDGNVRARIEISPLFALDAAELAQKIRPDFKVGEEVYLR